One genomic window of Polyangium aurulentum includes the following:
- a CDS encoding RCC1 domain-containing protein codes for MRPSFCSSLPASAALLLALAACSPETRNYGSGPSGSSSGSGGGTSCAAGTDDCDGDGECETNVTDNREHCGGCNVACQLACKGTTCDDPVHIAAGYDHTCAVLAGGDLYCWGRNTSRELGIGTLEDSPVPVKVPTAGPVVQVSLGGTSLTDAAGVMKEVAHTCAVLKDTTVQCWGNNVSGQLGIGASGSQDKPTTVVSLVGAKEVSAGGRHTCAVTDTGGASGLQCWGLNDVGQIGTGQVGADVEKAVPVTGLGADVEHVSAGRDHTCATRADGTLYCWGENGWGRLGIGSQDDQASPQLVSLTGVGQVAAGGQHTCALKGGEIFCWGNGYQGQLGIENEYDWEEAPSVASNVPNAIFVAAGAEGTAAISGDGGNVYMWSSGLALGDGTDNTSYVPVKLALGDVVEVATGRFHTCALTKKGQVLCWGGNTHGQVGNGDASDAPLLTPTPVAWPTMP; via the coding sequence ATGCGACCTTCCTTTTGCTCCTCCCTCCCCGCCTCGGCCGCCCTGCTCCTCGCCCTCGCCGCCTGCTCCCCGGAGACCCGCAACTACGGTAGCGGACCTTCGGGCTCGAGCAGCGGCTCGGGCGGGGGCACGAGCTGCGCCGCCGGCACCGACGACTGCGACGGCGACGGCGAGTGCGAGACGAACGTCACCGACAACCGCGAGCACTGCGGCGGCTGCAACGTGGCGTGCCAGCTCGCGTGCAAGGGCACGACGTGCGACGACCCGGTGCACATCGCGGCGGGCTACGACCACACCTGCGCGGTGCTCGCGGGGGGCGACCTGTATTGCTGGGGCCGCAACACGTCGCGCGAGCTCGGTATCGGCACGCTGGAGGACTCGCCTGTGCCGGTCAAGGTGCCCACGGCGGGGCCGGTCGTGCAGGTGTCGCTCGGGGGGACCTCCCTCACCGACGCGGCCGGCGTGATGAAGGAGGTCGCGCACACCTGCGCGGTCCTGAAGGACACCACCGTGCAATGCTGGGGCAACAACGTGAGCGGCCAGCTCGGTATCGGCGCCAGCGGAAGCCAAGACAAACCCACGACGGTGGTGAGCCTCGTCGGCGCCAAGGAGGTGAGCGCGGGCGGCCGGCACACGTGCGCGGTCACGGATACGGGGGGCGCGAGCGGCCTTCAATGCTGGGGACTGAACGACGTGGGGCAGATCGGCACCGGGCAAGTGGGGGCCGATGTGGAGAAGGCCGTGCCCGTCACGGGTCTCGGCGCGGACGTCGAGCACGTCTCGGCGGGCCGGGATCACACCTGCGCGACGCGCGCCGATGGCACGCTGTATTGCTGGGGCGAGAACGGCTGGGGCCGCCTCGGTATCGGCAGCCAGGACGACCAGGCCTCCCCGCAGCTCGTGAGCCTGACGGGCGTCGGGCAGGTCGCGGCGGGCGGGCAGCACACCTGCGCGCTCAAGGGGGGTGAAATATTCTGCTGGGGCAATGGCTATCAGGGGCAGCTCGGGATCGAGAACGAATACGACTGGGAGGAGGCGCCGAGCGTCGCGAGCAACGTGCCGAACGCGATCTTCGTCGCGGCGGGCGCGGAGGGCACGGCGGCGATCTCGGGCGACGGCGGAAACGTCTACATGTGGAGCTCCGGCCTGGCGCTCGGCGACGGGACGGATAACACGAGCTATGTGCCGGTAAAACTTGCGCTCGGGGACGTCGTCGAGGTCGCCACGGGCCGGTTCCACACCTGCGCGCTCACGAAAAAAGGCCAGGTGCTCTGCTGGGGCGGCAATACGCACGGCCAGGTCGGCAACGGCGACGCGAGCGATGCGCCGCTGCTGACCCCCACCCCGGTCGCGTGGCCGACGATGCCCTGA
- a CDS encoding response regulator, which yields MQIRKDPASTESTLPVECVDRPSGVLDRNATRRILETRVLVVDDDPAFGRLSLGVLEQAGFRARFHRGPFGSLSAIREARPNVILLDVNMPQLDGGHLARIIQKTFRTPEIRLVLCSNMDARSLDQIAASLRMRGAIPKTAFESGDLRAIVSALLPSPV from the coding sequence ATGCAGATCCGGAAAGATCCGGCGTCAACCGAATCGACGCTCCCGGTCGAGTGCGTAGACCGCCCCAGCGGGGTGCTGGACAGGAATGCAACGCGCCGGATCCTCGAGACGCGCGTGCTCGTCGTGGATGACGATCCGGCGTTCGGCAGGCTCTCGCTGGGGGTGCTCGAGCAAGCCGGGTTTCGCGCCCGCTTCCACCGCGGGCCGTTCGGCAGCCTGAGCGCCATCCGCGAAGCTCGCCCCAATGTCATCCTGCTCGACGTCAACATGCCCCAGCTCGACGGCGGCCACCTCGCGCGGATCATCCAGAAGACCTTCCGCACCCCCGAGATTCGCCTCGTCCTCTGCAGCAACATGGACGCGCGCAGCCTCGACCAAATCGCCGCCTCGCTGCGCATGCGCGGCGCCATCCCCAAGACCGCCTTCGAGAGCGGCGACCTGCGCGCGATCGTCTCCGCCCTGCTCCCGAGCCCCGTCTGA
- a CDS encoding PGRS family protein has product MRRRFGAACAAALVVLGAAGAGCAVGAQGLEEHDCKAAGDCAPPPEQGTTLAPACVPSFNTAPVDASCGIFVSASRGDDALAGTPAEPVGTLARALALASERKAPVYACAETFQESVVVPAGTILFGGLDCEDGWRHAGGVARTTLQAAPDEIPLVLAAGDERSRLEDLIVMARDAFTRGGSSIAMLADHAAADITRCDFMAGKGADGSPGETAGADPSLDGPPGKNGAAACSNESPFEPNPGGAGVEKTCGGGISTAGGQGGDGGALDPASPAPLPGSSGASGEPAVLDKGVGGTGEDGALWDCSSGGGKPGANGLAGAPGSGGTGMGKFGPNGYIGVAGEPGMLGQPGQGGGGAGGARGGYKICLGGQPGAGASGGGGGTGGCGGKGGGGGGAGGASVAILSIDSSLMLADARLTASLGGKGGKGGDGQPGGSGGVGGMGGKGGSAPDACSGGSGGKGGMGGPGGGGSGGPSIALVHIGAKPETRGMVTMATGSAGTGGPGGNEDALDNRGADGIAKEMLEAPRPAGE; this is encoded by the coding sequence ATGCGAAGAAGATTTGGCGCTGCCTGCGCGGCGGCGCTGGTTGTCCTGGGCGCGGCAGGCGCGGGTTGCGCCGTTGGAGCGCAGGGGCTCGAGGAGCACGATTGCAAGGCGGCCGGTGACTGCGCGCCGCCGCCCGAGCAGGGAACGACCCTCGCCCCCGCGTGCGTCCCCTCTTTCAATACGGCGCCCGTCGACGCAAGCTGCGGGATCTTCGTGAGCGCGAGCCGCGGCGATGACGCGCTCGCGGGCACGCCGGCAGAGCCCGTCGGCACCCTCGCCCGCGCCCTTGCGCTTGCGAGCGAGCGCAAGGCCCCCGTCTACGCCTGCGCCGAGACCTTCCAGGAGAGCGTCGTCGTGCCCGCTGGCACGATTCTCTTCGGCGGCCTCGATTGCGAGGACGGATGGCGCCATGCGGGCGGCGTGGCCCGAACGACCCTTCAGGCCGCGCCCGACGAGATCCCCCTCGTGCTCGCGGCCGGCGACGAGCGCAGCCGTCTCGAGGACCTGATCGTGATGGCGCGCGACGCGTTCACCCGGGGCGGCTCGTCCATTGCGATGCTCGCCGACCACGCCGCCGCGGACATCACCCGCTGCGATTTCATGGCGGGCAAGGGCGCCGACGGCAGCCCGGGCGAGACGGCCGGGGCCGACCCGTCGCTCGACGGCCCGCCGGGTAAAAATGGCGCCGCGGCGTGCTCGAACGAAAGCCCCTTCGAGCCCAACCCGGGCGGCGCGGGGGTGGAAAAGACGTGCGGCGGCGGGATCTCCACGGCGGGAGGCCAGGGCGGCGACGGTGGCGCCCTCGATCCGGCCTCGCCCGCCCCGCTGCCCGGATCGAGCGGCGCATCCGGCGAGCCCGCGGTGCTCGACAAGGGAGTGGGCGGCACGGGCGAGGACGGCGCGCTCTGGGATTGCTCGAGCGGCGGCGGCAAGCCTGGCGCGAATGGGCTCGCCGGCGCGCCCGGAAGCGGCGGGACGGGCATGGGGAAGTTTGGCCCGAATGGCTACATCGGCGTCGCTGGCGAGCCCGGCATGCTCGGCCAGCCCGGCCAGGGCGGCGGCGGCGCGGGCGGCGCGCGGGGCGGATACAAGATCTGCCTCGGCGGCCAGCCTGGCGCGGGCGCGAGCGGCGGCGGCGGCGGCACGGGCGGCTGCGGCGGCAAGGGCGGCGGCGGCGGCGGGGCCGGCGGGGCGAGCGTGGCGATCCTCAGCATCGATTCGTCGCTCATGCTCGCCGACGCGCGCCTGACCGCGAGCCTCGGCGGCAAGGGCGGCAAGGGCGGCGACGGTCAGCCCGGCGGCAGCGGCGGCGTGGGCGGCATGGGCGGCAAGGGCGGCAGCGCGCCGGACGCGTGCAGCGGCGGCAGCGGCGGCAAGGGCGGCATGGGCGGCCCGGGCGGCGGAGGCAGCGGGGGCCCGTCGATCGCGCTCGTCCACATTGGCGCAAAGCCCGAGACGCGCGGAATGGTCACGATGGCCACGGGCTCCGCGGGGACGGGCGGCCCGGGCGGCAATGAGGACGCGCTGGACAACAGGGGCGCGGACGGGATCGCCAAGGAGATGCTGGAGGCGCCGCGCCCCGCTGGAGAGTAG
- a CDS encoding DUF2330 domain-containing protein, producing the protein MHARIVPLASAALLLALATPRSADACGGGVFYEQSSPAQVTGHRVVISMSSTQTVLWDQIQYQGAPESFAWVLPVKKGARLDVATDAWIETLDGGTTKVVNSPLVMCGGDEGSSGGCCVGDALGGGGPRDYDGTPQGGVTVIHRETVGPYETETITTDMGGGALTTWLQSRGYAIPSDVSPVLDDYVADGFDFIAMRLTPGATVDQMRPVRVVTPGAGTTFPLRMLAAGTKDKVDLILYVIAEGRMKSGNITTVDFPHDKLSYDFDLAASNYEAVRDEALAQSEGRVFLTTLARKGPLLAEYEQPGQGFDSYNLESGPPASTLAEAYFKQGALNEENGSDCATVASNAESRANSGDKVVDLCPADGSPCGTAAAGEIDSRDFMCENLEDLGVALTGMHPKDVWITRLEARLPRAALSEDLELVPASEAPVERYVTAANASNAPCDEESAAAPLWSSKSTGGRPPRGPVAVLALAAGLALAALRRLGGRPAVQHAGAR; encoded by the coding sequence ATGCACGCTCGAATCGTCCCGCTTGCTTCCGCCGCGCTTCTTCTCGCCCTCGCCACGCCCAGGTCCGCCGACGCGTGCGGAGGCGGCGTCTTCTACGAGCAGTCGAGCCCCGCCCAGGTGACGGGGCACCGCGTCGTCATTTCGATGTCGTCCACGCAGACCGTGCTCTGGGATCAGATTCAGTACCAGGGCGCTCCGGAGTCGTTCGCTTGGGTCTTGCCCGTGAAGAAGGGCGCGCGCCTCGACGTCGCGACCGACGCGTGGATCGAGACCCTCGACGGCGGCACGACGAAGGTCGTCAACTCCCCGCTCGTCATGTGCGGGGGCGATGAGGGCAGCAGCGGCGGTTGCTGCGTCGGCGACGCGCTGGGCGGCGGCGGGCCCCGCGACTACGACGGGACCCCGCAGGGCGGCGTCACGGTGATCCACAGGGAGACCGTCGGGCCCTACGAGACCGAGACGATCACGACCGACATGGGCGGCGGCGCCCTCACCACCTGGCTCCAGAGCCGCGGATACGCCATTCCCTCGGACGTCTCGCCCGTCCTCGACGATTACGTGGCCGATGGCTTCGATTTCATCGCGATGCGCCTGACCCCCGGCGCGACCGTCGATCAGATGCGCCCCGTGCGCGTCGTGACCCCGGGCGCCGGGACCACGTTCCCCCTCCGCATGCTCGCGGCCGGCACCAAGGACAAGGTCGACCTGATCCTCTACGTCATCGCCGAGGGCCGGATGAAGTCGGGGAACATCACCACCGTCGACTTCCCGCACGACAAGCTCAGCTACGATTTCGATCTCGCCGCATCGAACTACGAGGCGGTGCGGGACGAGGCGCTCGCGCAATCCGAGGGCCGCGTCTTCCTCACCACGCTGGCCCGCAAGGGGCCGCTGCTGGCCGAGTACGAGCAGCCCGGGCAAGGCTTCGACTCGTACAACCTCGAGAGCGGCCCGCCCGCGAGCACGCTGGCCGAGGCCTATTTCAAGCAGGGCGCCTTGAACGAAGAGAACGGCTCGGACTGCGCCACGGTGGCGAGCAATGCCGAGAGCCGCGCGAACAGCGGCGACAAGGTGGTCGACCTCTGCCCCGCCGACGGCAGCCCCTGCGGCACGGCCGCGGCCGGCGAGATCGATTCGCGCGATTTCATGTGCGAAAACCTCGAGGACCTCGGGGTGGCGCTCACCGGCATGCACCCGAAGGACGTCTGGATCACGCGGCTCGAGGCGCGATTGCCGCGCGCCGCGCTCTCCGAGGACCTCGAGCTGGTGCCGGCGAGCGAGGCGCCCGTCGAGCGGTACGTGACGGCCGCGAACGCGAGCAACGCGCCCTGCGACGAGGAGAGCGCGGCCGCCCCCCTCTGGAGTTCGAAGAGCACGGGCGGCCGCCCGCCGCGCGGACCTGTCGCGGTCCTCGCGCTCGCCGCTGGCCTCGCGCTCGCCGCGCTCCGGCGTCTCGGCGGCAGGCCCGCCGTCCAGCACGCCGGCGCGCGCTGA
- a CDS encoding serine/threonine-protein kinase — translation MKPGDVFANRFEIEELAGSGGMGKVFRARDRATDQRVALKVLWPHVHADQVERFAREARLLEGLHHPGIVGHVAHGVTDEDAPWLALEWLEGETLGQKLRRDGLDVQESVAVARHIATALGAAHAQGIVHRDLKPANIFLVGGDIEKVRLLDFGIARVTGGEALTVTGYIIGTPAYMAPEQARGSKKIDARADVFALGCVLFHCLTGRPPFAAAEPHAALLKVLLEEAPRASTLREGIPEPLDLLLTRMLAKAPKDRPRDALAVATELASLEITGETDAAPTSVRPASLTGKERRVVSLILTKLPSPVAALAEGDSAFATTQSGSLEATALSVSPEDRARAASAVVARFGGRLDALSDGTLVVSLLSTGAATDQAARAARCALSMREVLMGAPMALVAGAEVSSEGLPMGEVIERGVRLLGKGAGEGAQPVRLDDVIAGLLDVRFDIDGDADGLFLRGERDVHEPLRTLLGRPTPCVGREGELAILQTLFEECVDEPLSRAVVVTAPAGVGKSRLRHELLQKLGSGAAPPCVWMSQGDPISAGSPFAMIGQMLRSQAGLRGSEPAEVQRQRMRARLGRHLAGRELERAAEFLGPLAGVPDAGEGSVELAAARRDPLLMGDQIRAAWGELFKAETRARAAILVLDDLHWGDLPTVNLIDALLSDLPDRAIFVLALGRPELSEVFPGLWGGRTAQEIRLKELSKKGAERLVRGVLGEGVSEKTVVRLVDRASGNAFYLEELIRAAADGREGDLPETVLAMVQARLSSIDPEARRLLRAASVFGQSFFRGGCGALMGDLAPGLIEPLLVDLVRRELVTRRGEGKLGGQEEYAFRHALVREAAYASLTDADRALGHRLAGAWLEAAGERDALVLAEHYERGGEQGRAAAWYRRAAEQAIEGNDFRAAIARADKGLAGAAGEELGLLRLRQAEAHKWLGEAAWAERRAAEAMSALPVGSGAWYEAAATAASMRVRLGLPDRLGTLAEAVRAPGARALAGSAQGVSAAAHIAASLLHAGQHAAAEGLIAQLAEVAWPIAERDQGVAARLYALHASRALCAGDPAASLHFTEQSVPAFLSTGNRRDACVGRVNAAHARIQLGFFAEAERDLSELLEEARRLGLGNVVALAKQNLAPALAARGALADAERLAREAIADFTAQHNRRQEGRARVYLASIEIAKGAPDAAELEAQAAADALTTVPPLRAYALTTWAGALLARGDWAAGLGVAGAAMAALAGLGGMEEGEARLRLVYAEALHASGNATSARSAIKSARTRLLARAEKMTDEALRTSFLERVPENARTMELFRAWGA, via the coding sequence ATGAAGCCCGGGGACGTCTTCGCCAATCGCTTCGAGATCGAAGAGCTCGCCGGATCCGGCGGCATGGGCAAGGTCTTCCGCGCGCGGGACCGGGCCACCGACCAGCGCGTCGCCCTCAAGGTCCTCTGGCCGCACGTCCACGCCGACCAGGTCGAGCGCTTCGCCCGCGAAGCGCGCCTGCTCGAAGGCCTGCACCACCCCGGCATCGTCGGCCACGTCGCCCACGGCGTCACCGACGAGGACGCGCCCTGGCTCGCGCTCGAATGGCTCGAGGGCGAGACGCTCGGCCAGAAGCTGCGCCGCGACGGGCTCGACGTCCAGGAGAGCGTCGCGGTCGCGCGCCACATCGCGACGGCGCTCGGCGCCGCCCACGCCCAGGGGATCGTCCACAGGGACCTGAAGCCCGCCAACATCTTCCTCGTCGGGGGCGATATCGAGAAGGTTCGCCTGCTCGACTTCGGCATCGCCCGCGTGACCGGCGGCGAGGCCCTCACGGTCACGGGCTACATCATCGGCACGCCCGCGTACATGGCGCCCGAGCAGGCCCGCGGCTCGAAGAAGATCGACGCCCGCGCCGACGTGTTCGCCCTCGGCTGCGTGCTCTTTCATTGCCTCACCGGCCGCCCGCCCTTCGCCGCGGCAGAGCCGCACGCCGCGCTGCTCAAGGTCCTGCTCGAGGAGGCGCCGCGCGCGTCGACGCTGCGCGAGGGCATCCCCGAGCCGCTCGATCTGCTCCTCACGCGCATGCTCGCCAAGGCGCCCAAAGATCGGCCGCGGGACGCTCTCGCCGTCGCCACCGAGCTCGCCAGCCTCGAGATCACGGGCGAGACCGACGCCGCGCCCACGAGCGTGCGGCCCGCCTCGCTCACCGGCAAGGAGCGCCGCGTCGTCTCGCTCATCCTCACGAAGCTCCCCTCCCCCGTCGCCGCGCTCGCCGAGGGGGACTCCGCATTCGCGACCACGCAATCGGGCTCGCTCGAGGCGACGGCATTGAGCGTCTCTCCCGAGGATCGGGCCCGCGCCGCCTCCGCCGTCGTCGCGCGGTTCGGCGGCCGCCTCGACGCGCTCTCGGACGGCACGCTCGTCGTGAGCCTCCTGTCGACGGGCGCCGCCACGGATCAGGCTGCGCGCGCCGCGCGGTGCGCGCTTTCCATGCGCGAGGTCCTCATGGGCGCGCCCATGGCCCTCGTCGCCGGCGCCGAGGTCTCGTCCGAGGGTTTGCCCATGGGCGAGGTCATCGAGCGCGGGGTGCGCCTGCTCGGCAAAGGGGCGGGCGAGGGCGCGCAGCCGGTGCGGCTCGACGACGTCATCGCCGGCCTGCTCGACGTTCGCTTCGATATCGACGGCGACGCCGACGGCCTCTTCCTGCGCGGCGAGCGCGACGTCCACGAGCCATTGCGCACCCTGCTCGGCCGCCCCACGCCCTGCGTCGGCCGCGAGGGCGAGCTCGCCATCCTGCAGACGCTCTTCGAGGAATGCGTGGACGAGCCGCTCTCGCGCGCCGTCGTCGTCACCGCGCCCGCAGGCGTCGGAAAGAGCCGCCTGCGCCACGAGCTGTTGCAGAAGCTCGGCAGCGGGGCCGCGCCCCCTTGCGTGTGGATGAGCCAGGGGGATCCGATCAGCGCGGGCTCGCCCTTCGCGATGATCGGCCAGATGCTTCGCAGTCAGGCCGGATTGCGCGGCAGCGAGCCGGCCGAGGTGCAAAGGCAGAGAATGCGGGCCCGGCTCGGCCGGCACCTCGCGGGCCGGGAGCTGGAGCGCGCGGCGGAGTTTCTGGGTCCGCTCGCGGGCGTGCCCGACGCGGGCGAAGGCAGCGTCGAGCTCGCGGCGGCGCGGCGCGATCCGTTGCTGATGGGCGATCAGATCCGGGCCGCGTGGGGGGAGCTGTTCAAGGCCGAGACGCGGGCGCGGGCCGCTATCCTCGTGCTCGACGACCTGCACTGGGGCGACCTGCCCACGGTGAACCTCATCGACGCCCTCCTCAGCGACCTGCCCGACCGCGCGATCTTCGTCCTCGCGCTCGGCCGCCCCGAGCTCTCCGAGGTCTTTCCCGGCCTGTGGGGAGGCCGCACCGCGCAGGAGATCCGCCTGAAGGAGCTGTCGAAGAAGGGCGCCGAGCGGCTCGTCCGCGGGGTGCTCGGCGAGGGTGTGTCCGAAAAAACCGTGGTCCGGCTCGTCGACCGCGCGAGCGGAAACGCGTTTTACCTGGAGGAGCTCATTCGCGCCGCCGCCGACGGCCGCGAGGGCGACCTGCCCGAGACAGTGCTCGCGATGGTGCAGGCGCGTCTTTCGTCGATCGATCCCGAGGCGCGGCGCCTTTTACGCGCGGCGAGCGTCTTCGGGCAGAGCTTCTTCCGCGGCGGCTGCGGTGCCCTGATGGGCGATCTCGCGCCGGGCCTCATCGAGCCGCTGCTCGTCGATCTCGTCCGGCGCGAGCTCGTCACCCGGCGCGGCGAGGGCAAGCTCGGGGGGCAGGAGGAGTACGCTTTCCGGCACGCGCTCGTGCGCGAGGCGGCCTATGCGTCGCTCACCGACGCCGATCGCGCCCTCGGCCACAGGCTCGCAGGCGCGTGGCTCGAGGCGGCGGGCGAGCGGGATGCGCTTGTCCTTGCAGAACATTACGAGCGCGGCGGGGAGCAGGGGCGCGCCGCGGCGTGGTATCGGCGCGCGGCCGAGCAGGCGATCGAGGGCAACGATTTTCGCGCGGCCATCGCGCGGGCGGACAAGGGCCTGGCGGGCGCCGCGGGCGAGGAGCTGGGCCTGCTGCGCCTGAGGCAGGCGGAAGCACATAAATGGCTGGGGGAGGCCGCGTGGGCCGAGCGGCGGGCCGCGGAGGCGATGAGCGCGCTGCCGGTGGGCAGCGGCGCGTGGTACGAGGCGGCGGCGACGGCGGCCTCGATGCGCGTTCGCCTGGGTTTGCCGGATCGGCTGGGCACGCTGGCCGAGGCGGTGCGCGCGCCGGGGGCCCGGGCGCTCGCGGGCTCGGCCCAGGGCGTGAGCGCCGCCGCGCACATCGCGGCCTCCTTGCTGCACGCCGGGCAGCACGCGGCGGCCGAGGGGCTCATCGCGCAGCTCGCCGAGGTCGCGTGGCCCATCGCCGAGCGCGATCAGGGCGTCGCGGCCAGGCTCTACGCGCTGCACGCCTCGCGCGCCCTTTGCGCCGGGGATCCGGCCGCGTCCTTGCATTTCACCGAGCAGAGCGTGCCGGCCTTTCTCTCGACTGGCAATCGGCGCGACGCGTGCGTCGGGCGCGTGAATGCGGCCCACGCGCGCATCCAGCTCGGCTTCTTCGCGGAGGCGGAGCGGGATCTCTCCGAGCTGCTCGAGGAGGCGCGGCGGCTCGGGCTCGGCAACGTGGTGGCGCTGGCGAAGCAGAACCTCGCCCCGGCGCTCGCGGCGCGGGGGGCGCTCGCCGACGCCGAGCGGCTCGCGCGCGAGGCCATCGCCGATTTCACTGCCCAGCACAACCGCAGGCAGGAGGGGCGGGCGCGGGTCTATCTCGCGTCGATCGAGATTGCCAAGGGCGCGCCGGACGCGGCCGAGCTCGAGGCGCAGGCCGCGGCCGACGCGCTCACGACCGTGCCGCCTCTGCGGGCGTATGCGCTCACCACGTGGGCCGGGGCGCTGCTCGCGCGGGGCGACTGGGCCGCGGGGCTCGGCGTCGCCGGGGCTGCGATGGCGGCCCTCGCGGGGCTCGGTGGAATGGAAGAGGGCGAGGCCCGCCTGCGGCTCGTCTATGCCGAGGCGCTCCACGCGTCCGGCAATGCGACCTCGGCGCGCTCGGCCATCAAGTCGGCCCGGACGAGGCTGCTCGCACGCGCCGAGAAAATGACCGACGAGGCCCTGCGCACGAGCTTCCTCGAGCGCGTGCCCGAGAACGCTCGCACCATGGAGCTGTTCCGCGCCTGGGGGGCCTGA
- a CDS encoding monooxygenase produces MKTWLGTGLLAALAAVAGCGSEGGGGDDNTTGTAPTDAVTYWQDAKPILDAKCNGCHTPGGIAPFSLETYDKAYQMREMIKSSTKAGTMPPWPAAKGCSDYLSDRSLTDAQIETLAAWSDGGGVEGDPAKPGAPIDRGPTNDLSRVDLSLEMPVEYTPTKEPDDYRCFVVDWPEAETQYVAGFRANPGNPAVVHHVIAYLVEPGKVADVEAADAAEAGPGYTCYGGPGVQSSWLGAWAPGSLGTDTPAGTGIRVEPGSKVVLQVHYNTLTAGMQSDRTTVDFRLEKSVATEGKIQPWAKPTWLSGNGMLIPAGESDVMHSFGYDITGIGGDPGPITIHSAGLHMHTLGTHGVLRIDRADGTSECMLDIPKWDFHWQGSYSFLEPKTVNPGDKVYLECHWDNSAANQPLIDGVKMPPKDVTWGEGTTDEMCLGTFYITR; encoded by the coding sequence ATGAAGACATGGCTTGGAACGGGTCTATTGGCTGCGCTCGCGGCGGTCGCGGGCTGCGGGAGCGAAGGCGGCGGAGGCGACGACAACACGACGGGCACGGCGCCCACGGACGCGGTCACCTACTGGCAGGACGCGAAGCCCATCCTCGACGCCAAGTGCAATGGCTGCCACACCCCGGGCGGCATCGCTCCATTCTCGCTGGAAACGTACGACAAGGCTTATCAGATGCGGGAGATGATCAAGTCGTCCACGAAGGCCGGGACGATGCCCCCGTGGCCCGCGGCCAAGGGCTGCAGCGATTACCTCTCGGACCGCTCGCTCACCGACGCGCAGATCGAAACGCTCGCCGCGTGGAGCGACGGAGGCGGCGTCGAGGGCGACCCCGCGAAGCCCGGCGCGCCCATCGACAGGGGCCCGACGAACGATCTGTCGCGCGTCGATCTCTCGCTCGAGATGCCCGTCGAGTACACGCCGACGAAGGAGCCCGACGATTACCGCTGCTTCGTGGTCGACTGGCCCGAGGCCGAGACGCAATACGTCGCCGGATTCCGGGCGAACCCGGGCAACCCGGCCGTGGTGCACCACGTGATCGCGTACCTCGTCGAGCCCGGGAAGGTCGCCGACGTCGAGGCAGCCGACGCGGCCGAGGCCGGCCCTGGATACACCTGCTATGGCGGGCCCGGGGTGCAGTCGTCGTGGCTCGGCGCGTGGGCGCCGGGGAGCCTGGGGACCGACACGCCCGCGGGGACCGGCATCCGCGTCGAGCCGGGCTCGAAGGTGGTGCTGCAGGTCCATTACAACACGCTCACCGCAGGAATGCAGTCCGATCGCACCACGGTCGATTTCCGCCTCGAGAAATCCGTGGCGACGGAGGGCAAGATCCAGCCCTGGGCGAAGCCCACCTGGCTCTCGGGCAATGGCATGCTGATCCCGGCGGGCGAGAGCGACGTGATGCACTCCTTCGGCTACGACATCACCGGCATCGGCGGGGACCCGGGGCCCATCACGATCCATTCGGCGGGCCTGCACATGCACACGCTCGGCACGCACGGCGTCCTGCGGATCGACCGCGCCGACGGCACGAGCGAGTGCATGCTCGACATCCCGAAGTGGGATTTCCACTGGCAGGGCTCGTACTCCTTCCTGGAGCCGAAGACGGTGAATCCGGGCGACAAGGTGTACCTCGAATGCCACTGGGACAACTCGGCCGCGAACCAGCCGCTGATCGACGGCGTGAAGATGCCACCGAAGGACGTGACCTGGGGCGAGGGCACGACGGACGAAATGTGCCTCGGCACGTTCTACATCACCCGATGA